In Pseudomonas hamedanensis, a single window of DNA contains:
- a CDS encoding helicase has product MKFRFLLWMMGLLMAKASRTNPAFQQQLGDKDLVFQLQTLDGKVARHFVVKDQRIISKSGVVAEPAFAIAFKDAGYGFATMQAKNKQLAFMQGIQDKSIQLKGNPALVMWFQGLMKYLKPRKAKA; this is encoded by the coding sequence ATGAAATTTCGTTTTCTTCTGTGGATGATGGGTTTGTTGATGGCCAAGGCCAGCCGGACCAATCCGGCGTTCCAGCAGCAGTTGGGTGACAAGGATCTGGTGTTTCAGCTACAGACGCTGGACGGGAAAGTGGCACGGCATTTCGTGGTCAAGGATCAGCGCATCATCAGCAAGTCCGGCGTGGTGGCGGAGCCGGCGTTTGCGATTGCGTTTAAAGATGCGGGTTATGGCTTTGCGACGATGCAGGCGAAGAACAAGCAGTTGGCGTTTATGCAGGGGATTCAGGACAAGTCGATTCAGCTTAAGGGCAACCCGGCGCTGGTGATGTGGTTTCAGGGATTGATGAAGTATTTGAAGCCGAGGAAGGCGAAAGCGTAA
- a CDS encoding aminoacyl-tRNA deacylase and HDOD domain-containing protein: MTDAALAPESPHAPSVIRLLLGKLGIAYEEVLEHHGLNASRKVQAVLLDDAVGALMVLFPQSQLLDLNRLAELTGRRLTAVSTERLEKMLGKHNLSLLPGLPALTSSPCLYEESLLREPKLLINSGEPGLLLEISSEDFKTMLTKASAANFGEALSSIRPNLDRPDDDREEITQAVQAFTARRIQQRLEATIEIPPLAETAQKIIKLRVDPNATIDDITGVVETDPALAAQVVSWAASPYYASPGKIRSVEDAIVRVLGFDLVINLALGLALGKTLSLPKDHPQHTTPYWQQSIYTAAVIEGLTRAMPRAQRPEAGLTYLAGLLHNFGYLLLAHVFPPHFSLICRHLEVNPHLCHSYIEQHLLGISREQIGSWLMRYWDMPDELATALRFQHDPSYDGAYAEYPNLVCLAVRLLRSRGIGSGPDEDIPDALLERVGLSREKANDVVSKVLEAEVLLRELASQFSQG; encoded by the coding sequence ATGACTGACGCAGCTCTCGCCCCCGAATCCCCGCACGCGCCGTCTGTTATTCGGCTGTTGCTCGGCAAGCTGGGTATCGCCTACGAAGAAGTGCTGGAGCACCACGGCCTCAACGCCTCGCGCAAGGTGCAAGCGGTGTTGCTGGACGATGCCGTGGGCGCGCTGATGGTGCTGTTTCCGCAAAGCCAGTTGCTCGATCTCAATCGCCTCGCCGAGCTGACTGGCCGTCGTCTCACTGCAGTGTCCACCGAGCGCCTGGAAAAGATGCTCGGCAAACACAACCTGAGCCTGCTGCCGGGCCTGCCGGCGCTGACCAGCTCGCCGTGCCTCTATGAAGAAAGCCTGCTGCGCGAGCCGAAGCTGCTGATCAACTCCGGCGAGCCGGGCCTGTTGCTGGAGATCAGCAGCGAAGACTTCAAGACCATGCTGACCAAGGCCAGCGCCGCCAACTTCGGCGAAGCCCTGAGCAGCATTCGTCCCAACCTCGACCGCCCGGACGATGACCGCGAGGAAATCACCCAGGCCGTGCAGGCGTTCACCGCGCGGCGCATCCAGCAGCGACTGGAAGCAACCATCGAAATTCCGCCGCTGGCTGAAACCGCACAAAAAATCATCAAGCTGCGCGTCGACCCCAACGCCACCATCGACGACATCACCGGCGTGGTCGAAACCGACCCGGCGCTGGCCGCGCAAGTGGTGAGCTGGGCCGCATCGCCGTACTACGCCTCGCCGGGCAAGATTCGCTCGGTGGAAGACGCGATCGTCCGCGTGCTCGGTTTCGATCTGGTGATTAACCTGGCGCTGGGCCTGGCCCTCGGCAAGACCCTGAGCCTGCCCAAAGACCACCCGCAGCACACGACGCCGTACTGGCAGCAATCGATCTACACCGCCGCCGTCATCGAAGGCCTGACCCGCGCCATGCCGCGCGCCCAGCGCCCGGAAGCCGGCCTGACGTATCTCGCCGGTCTGTTGCACAACTTCGGTTATCTGCTGCTGGCCCACGTGTTCCCGCCGCACTTCTCGCTGATCTGCCGTCACCTGGAGGTCAACCCGCACCTGTGCCACAGCTACATCGAGCAACACCTGCTGGGTATCAGCCGCGAACAGATCGGCTCGTGGCTGATGCGCTACTGGGACATGCCGGATGAGCTGGCCACCGCCCTGCGCTTTCAGCACGACCCAAGCTACGACGGCGCCTACGCCGAATACCCGAACCTCGTCTGCCTGGCCGTGCGCCTGCTGCGCAGCCGCGGCATCGGCTCGGGGCCGGATGAAGATATCCCCGATGCACTGCTCGAACGCGTCGGCCTGAGCCGCGAAAAAGCCAACGACGTCGTCAGCAAAGTGCTTGAGGCTGAAGTGCTGTTGCGGGAACTGGCCTCGCAGTTCAGTCAGGGCTGA
- the recG gene encoding ATP-dependent DNA helicase RecG: MTELSQVSVTALKGVGEAMAEKLAKVGLENLQDVLFHLPLRYQDRTRVVPIGALRPGQDAVVEGTVSGADVVMGRRRSLVVRLQDGTGGLSLRFYHFSNAQKEGLKRGTRVRCYGEARPGASGLEIYHPEYRAITGDEPPPVDETLTPVYPLTEGLTQQRLRQLCMQTLTLLKPSTLPDWLPTELARDYQLAPLADAIRYLHNPPADADVDELALGHHWAQHRLAFEELLTHQLSQQRLRESLRSLRAPAMPKATKLPPKYLKNLGFNPTGAQQRVGNEIAYDLSQHEPMLRLIQGDVGAGKTVVAALAALQALEAGYQVALMAPTEILAEQHFITFKRWLEPLGIEVAWLAGKLKGKNRVAALEQIASGTPMVVGTHALFQDEVQFKNLALVIIDEQHRFGVQQRLALRQKGVGGRMCPHQLIMTATPIPRTLAMSAYADLDTSILDELPPGRTPVNTVLVTDTRRVEVIERVRGACAEGRQAYWVCTLIEESEELTCQAAETTFEDLTAALGELKVGLIHGRMKPVEKAAVMAEFKAGNLQLLVATTVIEVGVDVPNASLMIIENPERLGLAQLHQLRGRVGRGSAVSHCVLLYHPPLSQIGRQRLGIMRETNDGFVIAEKDLELRGPGEMLGTRQTGLLQFKVADLMRDADLLPAVRDAAQALLERWPTHVSPLLDRWLRHGQQYGQV, encoded by the coding sequence ATGACGGAGCTGTCGCAAGTGTCGGTGACGGCACTCAAGGGTGTCGGCGAGGCCATGGCCGAGAAACTGGCCAAGGTCGGCCTGGAGAATTTGCAGGACGTGCTGTTTCACCTGCCGCTGCGTTATCAGGATCGCACCCGTGTGGTGCCGATCGGCGCGCTGCGGCCGGGGCAGGACGCCGTGGTCGAAGGCACCGTCAGCGGCGCTGACGTGGTCATGGGCCGCCGCCGCAGCCTCGTTGTGCGTCTGCAAGACGGCACCGGCGGCCTGAGCCTGCGCTTCTACCATTTCAGCAACGCGCAGAAAGAAGGCCTCAAACGCGGCACGCGGGTGCGCTGTTACGGCGAAGCCCGGCCCGGCGCCTCAGGTCTGGAAATCTACCACCCGGAATACCGTGCCATTACCGGCGACGAACCACCGCCGGTAGACGAAACCCTGACCCCCGTCTACCCGCTCACCGAAGGCCTGACCCAGCAGCGCCTGCGCCAGTTGTGCATGCAGACCCTGACCCTGCTCAAACCGAGCACCCTGCCCGACTGGCTGCCGACCGAGCTGGCCCGCGACTACCAACTGGCGCCGCTGGCCGACGCGATCCGCTACCTGCACAACCCGCCCGCCGATGCCGACGTCGATGAACTCGCCCTCGGCCATCACTGGGCGCAGCATCGTCTGGCCTTCGAAGAATTGCTCACCCATCAGCTATCGCAACAGCGTCTGCGTGAAAGCCTGCGTTCGCTGCGCGCGCCGGCGATGCCGAAAGCCACCAAACTGCCGCCGAAATACCTGAAGAACCTCGGCTTCAACCCGACCGGCGCTCAGCAGAGAGTCGGCAACGAAATTGCCTACGACCTCAGCCAGCACGAACCGATGCTGCGGTTGATTCAGGGTGACGTCGGCGCAGGTAAAACCGTGGTCGCCGCCCTCGCCGCGTTGCAAGCGCTGGAGGCCGGTTATCAGGTCGCGCTCATGGCGCCAACCGAGATTCTTGCCGAACAGCACTTCATCACCTTCAAGCGCTGGCTCGAACCGCTGGGCATTGAAGTCGCGTGGCTGGCCGGCAAGCTCAAGGGCAAGAACCGCGTCGCCGCGCTGGAACAGATCGCCAGCGGCACACCGATGGTGGTCGGTACACACGCGCTGTTTCAGGACGAAGTGCAGTTCAAGAATCTCGCACTGGTGATCATCGATGAACAGCACCGTTTCGGCGTGCAGCAGCGTCTGGCGCTGCGGCAGAAAGGCGTTGGCGGGCGCATGTGCCCGCATCAACTGATCATGACCGCCACACCGATTCCGCGGACGTTGGCGATGAGTGCCTACGCCGACCTCGACACCTCGATCCTCGACGAACTGCCGCCCGGTCGTACGCCGGTCAACACCGTGCTGGTCACCGACACCCGCCGCGTCGAAGTCATTGAACGGGTACGCGGCGCCTGCGCTGAGGGTCGCCAGGCCTATTGGGTGTGCACGCTGATCGAAGAATCCGAAGAGCTGACCTGTCAGGCCGCCGAAACCACGTTTGAAGACCTCACCGCCGCCCTCGGCGAATTGAAAGTCGGGCTGATCCACGGGCGCATGAAACCGGTCGAGAAAGCCGCCGTCATGGCCGAATTCAAGGCCGGCAACCTGCAACTGCTGGTCGCAACCACGGTGATCGAAGTCGGCGTCGACGTGCCCAACGCCAGCCTGATGATCATTGAAAACCCCGAACGCCTCGGCCTCGCGCAACTGCACCAGTTGCGCGGCCGGGTTGGCCGAGGCAGTGCGGTCAGTCATTGCGTGCTGCTTTACCACCCGCCGCTGTCGCAGATTGGTCGCCAGCGTTTGGGCATCATGCGCGAGACCAACGACGGTTTCGTCATCGCCGAAAAGGACCTCGAACTGCGCGGCCCCGGCGAAATGCTCGGCACCCGCCAGACCGGCCTGCTGCAATTCAAGGTCGCCGACCTGATGCGCGACGCCGATTTATTGCCGGCCGTGCGCGACGCCGCGCAAGCATTGCTGGAGCGCTGGCCGACCCACGTCAGCCCGTTGCTCGACCGCTGGCTGCGGCATGGGCAGCAATATGGCCAAGTGTGA